A genomic segment from Montipora foliosa isolate CH-2021 chromosome 9, ASM3666993v2, whole genome shotgun sequence encodes:
- the LOC137971850 gene encoding uncharacterized protein, giving the protein MYSGALGLGFTILTYNGRYTLDLMITRSDDLFVSDVCTSDIVISDHSPVLCHLNLVKPLCKTKFVNIRNLKSICLDSFKRDISVSLACVDNSDISKLVSHYHEVFASTLNTHAPPKRRAVTVCVKKGPWCTPEIDLQKKVRRRYERRWRSTGLPTGKQKFSKQCAVVNKMLFLSKQQYSNSVVADNENDQHSLFKIVSNLLYPKQNPQYPPSSDHTCLAISLIQFFTDKIKRIRQGFSAVPDTVLSQLDIITCSSAFCCFKAVSKDDVLHLIGSSVKACSLDPIPASLLLKCLDSFLPSLVRIINLSLSKGVFPDPLKVAKLTPILKKANADHDVFSNFRLISNLQFLSKLIKKAVAYQPNCYLAKHDLHDLFQSASKAMHSTETALVRIYNDILQSVDAGNCVIVIFLGMSAAFDTVVHDVLLDRLQC; this is encoded by the coding sequence ATGTATTCAGGGGCCTTAGGCCTAGGCTTTACCATCCTTACGTATAATGGTCGTTACACCCTTGATCTTATGATCACTCGCTCTGACGACTTGTTTGTATCTGATGTATGTACATCTGATATAGTCATCTCTGATCATTCTCCTGTTCTCTGCCATCTCAATCTTGTTAAACCTCTTTGTAAGACGAAATTTGTCAATATTAGAAATCTCAAATCTATCTGCCTTGATTCTTTCAAGCGTGATATCAGTGTCTCTCTCGCTTGTGTTGATAATTCTGATATATCTAAGCTGGTTTCACACTATCATGAGGTGTTTGCCTCTACACTCAACACGCATGCTCCACCGAAGCGTAGAGCTGTTACTGTTTGCGTTAAAAAAGGGCCTTGGTGCACGCCTGAAATTGACCTCCAGAAGAAAGTTAGGCGAAGGTACGAACGTCGATGGAGGTCCACTGGACTTCCTACTGGCAAGCAGAAATTTTCTAAGCAATGTGCTGTGGTAAACAAGATGCTGTTTTTATCTAAACAGCAGTATTCTAACAGTGTAGTTGCTGATAATGAGAATGACCAACACTCTCTTTTCAAAATTGTTTCTAATTTGCTCTATCCTAAACAGAACCCACAGTATCCTCCTAGTTCCGATCATACTTGCCTGGCTATTTCTCTTATTCAGTTTTTCACTGATAAAATAAAGCGCATTAGACAGGGTTTTTCAGCTGTTCCTGACACAGTTCTATCGCAATTAGATATTATCACCTGCTCATctgctttttgttgttttaaggcAGTGAGCAAAGATGATGTTCTACACCTAATAGGGTCGTCAGTGAAAGCGTGCAGTCTTGATCCAATTCCTGCCTCTCTTTTGTTAAAGTGTCTGGATTCTTTTTTACCTTCTTTGGTGAGAATTATCAACCTTTCTCTGTCTAAAGGAGTGTTTCCTGATCCTCTTAAAGTGGCCAAACTCACTCCTATTCTTAAAAAAGCTAATGCTGATCATGacgttttttcaaatttccgtCTAATTTCAAATCTTCAGTTTTTATCTAAACTGATTAAAAAGGCTGTTGCATATCAGCCTAATTGTTATCTTGCTAAACATGATCTTCATGATTTGTTTCAGTCGGCGTCTAAAGCTATGCACAGCACTGAAACGGCTTTGGTACGTATCTACAACGACATCCTTCAATCTGTTGATGCTGGCAACTGTGTCATTGTGATTTTCCTTGGTATGTCAGCTGCGTTTGATACAGTTGTTCATGATGTCTTACTTGATAGACTTCAGTGCTAA